GTGCGCCGACGCAGAGGGCGCTACGAGCGGGTTGCCTGGGCGCGTGAGCCGTTCGAGCCGTTCGCCGCAGGCGACTGGCAGCAGGACGTTGCTCGGGTCGAGGCGGCCCTGCGTGACGCTTATCGACGCTGTGGCAGTCGCCAGCGACGGGTTGCGGTGGCACTGCCTGCCTCTCAGGTCATCTGCAAGTTGTGCCAGGTATCGGCAAGCCAGGCTGAAGCTGAGATGGAGGCGCAGCTGCTGACTGATGCAGACACCTTGTTCCCTTTTCCTCTGGACGATCTGGTCATTGATTTTCAGCCCATGGGTGCCTCGTTGGGGCGAGCGGGCTACAGGGACGTTCTGGTCGCTGCTTGTCGACAAAGTGCGTTGCAGCCGTTGGAGGCATTGTTCGAGGCCGTGGGGCTCGAGTTGGATACGGTGGAAGTCGACAGTATCGCTTTACGCCGATTGATGCCGCCGCAATGCACGCCTACAGCGGCGTTGCTGCATGTGGAGCCCGGTGCGGTAACGCTGCATGGCTGGTCACGAGAAGGGCTGCCACAGCGCCACGAAATGCATGCACACGCCTGTGCAGGGCAGCTTGGCAAGTTGCTGGAGGGCGGGCTGCAGCTGGATGAGCTGCTGGTTTGCGGCACCGCGCTGGCGGGGCACGACTGGCTAGCAGAGCTTGGCCAGCAACTGAGCGTGCCGTGCCGCATGCTGCCGCCGGTCGTAGGGCTCGACTGTGGCGAGAGCAGCCTGGCCTGCGCACTGGCGTTGGGAGGGCTGCGTCGATGATGCGCCTCAATCTGATGCCATGGCGTGAACGGCAACGCCTGGCAGCACTGCGGCGGCTGCGCCTGATGTTGCTTGGCAGCGCGATCCTGGCGCTCTGCGCGGTGCTGCTCATGGACCAATTGGCCCGTGATCGCGCACAGCGCCAGGCTGTCGGCAACGCTGCCCTGCAAGTCGCCGTGGCGGGGCTGGATGAGCAACTGGAGCAGTTCGAGCCGGTCAACCAGGCCTATGAGTCGGTGCGTGCGCAAATTGCAGCGGTGGCAGCCCTGCGTGCCGACCAAGGGATTGTGGTTAACCTGCTCGCTGATCTGGAGCGGGCGCTGCCGGAAGGCATTCAGCTGACAGAACTCAAGCTCGAACGCTCACGGCTGCACATTGGCGGCCTGGCTGCGTCTGGCGCGGTGGTGGCGCAATTCATGCGTGACCTCGAGCGCGCTGGCAGTCTGCTCGACCTGGAGCTCAAGCGCGTGCAAAGCACTGCAGGTGGCGAGGCGTTCCTGCTGGCCGCTCGGATGTCGGCGGATTGGTCGTGAAGCTGCTGAAGTGGCAGGCATTCGTCGAGCGCTGGCGGGGCACCTCATATGTGCTGGCAGTGATCACGGCATGTCTGGTCTTGGCGCTCGGCGCCCTGGTTCGCCTGCCTGCGTGGCGGCAAATTCAAGCAGTCGAACAGGCAAGGCAAGCGGCCTTGGCGCTCGAGCATGCCGCAAAGGCCGGGCAGGTGGTGGTGTTGAGGCAGCGCCAGGTAGCCCTGACCGAGGCTGAGCACCGTCTGCAGGATGTGCGTTGGCAGCTTGCGGCGGGCGGCGGTATGAGTGACCTGCTGGAGCAGTTGGCGGTATCAGGGCAGTCGTTGGGTCTGCAGTTCGAACACCTGGAGGTGCTTGAAGAGCTGATGCAAGCCGGCTATCGGCAAACGCCCATGAATATGCAGGTTGTCGGGCGATATTCGGCATTGCGCATGTGGCTTGACGACTGGCTTGGTCAGCTTCGGCTGCTGCGCGCCGAAGAAATGCATTGGCATGCCGCCTAAGACAGGCCCGGGTTTGTAAAGCTGCGTTTGAAAGTGAACGCCTACCAGGCCGATGCGCCTGTGCCGGAGCCTGCCTCGCTGGCGGATATACCCGCTCGGGCACGGGTGCAGATCGCAGCGTTCGACCCGTTTGCTGCCTGGGCGGGCCGCGCTTCTCGGGAGGGGCTCGGCAATGTTCCCTTGGCGCAACTGGTGATGGTAGGAAGTTTGTCGCGCAGAGGCGAGCATGAGGCGCTGCTGGAATCTGCCGGTCGGCTGTTTCGTGTAAGCCGCGGCCAGCGTCTTGGGCGCGACCAGGGTGTGGTGGAGCGTATCGACGAGCAGCAGGTGGAGGTGCGCGAGCGGCTATTCGTGGCCGGGGAGTGGCACGAGCGCACCACGTTCTTGGCGCTCAGGAAGGGCGTCGGCAGGGAGGCAAGTGCTGATGAAATGGCTGGCGATAGGGATGGCAGCGATGCTGATACCGGTTCACGGGCTGTCAGCCTCTTATAAGGGGGAGCCGGTTTCGTTGAATTTTCAGGATGTGGAGGTGCGCTCGGTGCTTCAGGTCCTGGCGGACTATGCGGGCATCAACCTGGTGGCCAGTGACCAGGTGCAAGGCAACATCACCCTGCGCTTGCAGGATGTGCCATGGGACCAAGCCTTGGCACTGGTGCTGCGCAGCAAAGGCCTGGTGCGGCGCGAAGAGGGCAACGTGCTGTTGGTGGCGCCTGCGGGTGAGCTGCACGAGCAATCTTTCGGCGATTCGTTCGGGCAGGCACTCGATGCTCAGTTACTGCCTTTGCGCAGGGAGCTGTTTGCGATTCATCACGCTGATGCCGCCGAGCTTGCGGAGGTATTGCTGGCAGCGCTGGCGGACGATGGCATCCTCGCGGGGCGCGGTAGCCTGAGCGTCGATGCGCGTACCAATACGCTGGTAGCGCACCAACCCGAGGAGCGGCTGGCCGAGTTGCGCCAACTGGTGGCGCAACTGGATGTGCCGGTGCGCCAGGTGGCAATCGAGGCGCGCATTGTCGAAGCCAATGTCGATTATGAAAAAAGCCTAGGCGTGCGTTGGGGTGGCGCCTTGCATGAAGAAGTCGCGCGTATGGGCAAGGATGTGTTCGTCGACCTTGGCGTGGAACGCTCCGGTTCAGCGGTAGGGTTGGGCCTGTTGCGGGGCGATGTATTGCTGGACCTTGAGCTCAGCGCCATGGAAAAGAGCGGCAATGGCGAGATCATTTCCCAGCCCAAGGTGGTTACCGCTGACAAGGAAACGGCGAGGATCCTCAAGGGAACGGAGGTGCCTTACCAGGAAACCAGCTTGAGCGGCGCTACCTCGGTTTCTTTCAGGGAGGCTTCGCTGTCGCTAGAAGTTACCCCGCAGATCACCCCGGACGGCAAGGTCATCATGACCGTCAAGGTGACCAAGGACGAGCCGGACTTCGTCAATGCCTTGAACGACGTGCCGCCGATTCGCAAGAACGAGGTCAAC
The Pseudomonas sp. KU43P genome window above contains:
- the pilM gene encoding type IV pilus biogenesis protein PilM, whose translation is MLGRWGKDAGSLLGVEMTADSIHMLQVRRRRGRYERVAWAREPFEPFAAGDWQQDVARVEAALRDAYRRCGSRQRRVAVALPASQVICKLCQVSASQAEAEMEAQLLTDADTLFPFPLDDLVIDFQPMGASLGRAGYRDVLVAACRQSALQPLEALFEAVGLELDTVEVDSIALRRLMPPQCTPTAALLHVEPGAVTLHGWSREGLPQRHEMHAHACAGQLGKLLEGGLQLDELLVCGTALAGHDWLAELGQQLSVPCRMLPPVVGLDCGESSLACALALGGLRR
- a CDS encoding PilN domain-containing protein codes for the protein MMRLNLMPWRERQRLAALRRLRLMLLGSAILALCAVLLMDQLARDRAQRQAVGNAALQVAVAGLDEQLEQFEPVNQAYESVRAQIAAVAALRADQGIVVNLLADLERALPEGIQLTELKLERSRLHIGGLAASGAVVAQFMRDLERAGSLLDLELKRVQSTAGGEAFLLAARMSADWS
- the pilO gene encoding type 4a pilus biogenesis protein PilO; this encodes MKLLKWQAFVERWRGTSYVLAVITACLVLALGALVRLPAWRQIQAVEQARQAALALEHAAKAGQVVVLRQRQVALTEAEHRLQDVRWQLAAGGGMSDLLEQLAVSGQSLGLQFEHLEVLEELMQAGYRQTPMNMQVVGRYSALRMWLDDWLGQLRLLRAEEMHWHAA
- a CDS encoding pilus assembly protein PilP; amino-acid sequence: MNAYQADAPVPEPASLADIPARARVQIAAFDPFAAWAGRASREGLGNVPLAQLVMVGSLSRRGEHEALLESAGRLFRVSRGQRLGRDQGVVERIDEQQVEVRERLFVAGEWHERTTFLALRKGVGREASADEMAGDRDGSDADTGSRAVSLL
- a CDS encoding type IV pilus secretin PilQ, coding for MAAMLIPVHGLSASYKGEPVSLNFQDVEVRSVLQVLADYAGINLVASDQVQGNITLRLQDVPWDQALALVLRSKGLVRREEGNVLLVAPAGELHEQSFGDSFGQALDAQLLPLRRELFAIHHADAAELAEVLLAALADDGILAGRGSLSVDARTNTLVAHQPEERLAELRQLVAQLDVPVRQVAIEARIVEANVDYEKSLGVRWGGALHEEVARMGKDVFVDLGVERSGSAVGLGLLRGDVLLDLELSAMEKSGNGEIISQPKVVTADKETARILKGTEVPYQETSLSGATSVSFREASLSLEVTPQITPDGKVIMTVKVTKDEPDFVNALNDVPPIRKNEVNAKVRVADGDTIVIGGVYSTTQNNVVDKVPFFGDLPYVGRLFRRDALQEKKSELLVFLTPRIMSDQAIAVSR